ACGCCGTCGTATTCGTACTGTCAATCATGATAGACTGCTCGTACGACCACTGCGCACTGTCGGCCATACCGAGTTTCGCATAGGTGCGCCCCATTTCGAGATACAAATGCGTATTCGGCATGACCGCCTCCTCGCGCCGGAAAGCGTCAATCGCATCCCGGAGTTGCCCCCTGCGAAAATAATTGATGCCGATATTCATGTGCGCCCCCCGGTACTGCTCGTCTGCGGCAAGGGCGGTGGCGTACGCTGCATTGGCAATCTCGAGCTGGTTCAGATCCGTGTAGATTCTGCCGCGCAGGAAGTAGGTATCCGCCAATTCCGGCACATACTTCTCTACGCTGTCGGTGAGCGCCAGCGCATGCAGATAATTCCCCTGACGCCACGCAGCCTCGGCCTGAAGCATAAACCGTTGTACGTTCAGATCCAGCGATTCGCGGAGCTCTTCTGTCCGGGTAAGCGACTCCTCCGCGTCCTGCTGCGCGCATCCTGCAAGCAGGCAGGCGACCGCCACCATGCAAAACCGTCGTATCATATCATTTTTCCTGTTCACGAAGAACCTTGTGCACGATTACCGGAGTTCTCCGGAGTGCCCTGCGGCAGGTTCCGCCGGGCGCAACGCAGCGGATCCTTCGACAAGAATCACTTCCTGTCCGGCCTCCACCTCCGCAAAGCGCTCAACAAGGCCGCTCGGCCAATGCACTATTAGACTATCTATTTGCCGACGTGCTCCCAACCCGAATACCGCAGGCAATGCGGACTGCGACAAAAAACTCGAACCCGATCGGACACGGCGCTCCATGCGCAAATCGCCGACCACCGCCTCGATCCGGGCGCCGAGCGCACTGCGGTTACTGGCGCGCCCTTCCAGCCGGACATGCAGCCAACCTGATTCGTTGAGATCGTTGCGCCAGAGATGCGCCGGCCCCGCGTTTTCCAGCAGCAATACGTCGAGATCCCCGTCCCGGTCGTAATCGGCATAGGCAGCGCCGCGGGCCACCATCGGCTGCGCAAGCACACCGGTCGTTGCAGGCGCCTCATCGAATATCCCGTCGCCCCGATTCAAAAACAGCTGCGCCGGCTCCGCAAACGTCGCCCCTTCGAGAATCTCGGCAATATGCTCCAGCACATGCCCATTGGCGAGAAAGAGGTCGAGGTCTCCATCCAGATCCGCATCGAAAAGAAACAGGCCGAATGTGAGGGTCCCCATCGTCGGAAATCCGACACGGGAGATGGTGGCCCGATCCGTGAAATAACCGCCCGAAGCATGCCGGAAAACGCTCACGGTTTCCTGGGTGAAATTGCCTACGAAGATGGTCGTTTGCCCGGTGCTGTCCACCACGCCCGCATCCACCCCCATACCGGCCCGCGATTGTCCATGCTGGTCGTAGGCGACGCCGCTGCGCACCGCGGACTCGACAAACGTGCCGTCCCCGCGATTCACGAACAACAGGTTCCGCTCCGTGTCGTTGGCCACATACAGGTCGGAATGTCCATCTCCGGTTACGTCCAGCTCGGTCACCCCGAGCGTCTTGTCCAGCACGGGATCGATAGCCCCCGAAAAACCGGCTTCCTGCGTCGCATCGACGAAGGAACCATCGCCCGTGTTGCGATAGAACGTGCTGGCGACGCCCGCATAATTCTGGGGTGTGCAATAGGCTTTCTCTCCCCCATGAAAACAGGGAATATCCGTCTCGGGCGTCCAGGATACATAATTGCCCACGAATAAATCGACCCAGCCGTCCCCATCGGCATCGAAGAATGCGGCGGATGTGCTCCAGTACGCCTCGTCCGCAAGCCCCGCCTCTTCGCCGACCTCCTCAAACCGTCCGCCGTCATTGCGAAAGAGCAGGTTCTCGTGCAGGGTGGTCAGAAAAAAATCCGTATCCCCATCGTTGTCGTAGTCGGCGGCGGCCACGCCGAACCCGTATGCTTCCATGCCGCTGAGGCCCGCTGCGACGGAGACATCCTCAAACGTGCCGTCGCCCAGATTGCGATAAAGCCGCAGCGCTTCGACCGGCTCGTCGGAAACACGGGCCCAACGCCCGCCGCCCACCAGCAGAATGTCCTGCCAGCCATCGCCGTCGTAATCGAGAAACGCCCCGCCGGGTCCCACTATTTCGGGCATCCATTTCTGGCCAAGGCCTCCATTCTCGTGCCGATATGCACCGAGGCCGGCTTCCTCGGTAACCCTCGTAAAAGCAAGTGCCGCGGACAAAGACCCGGAAGAGACATCCTCTCCCCCCATACACCCGGCGGCAAGTCCCGCGCAGCACACAGCTATCGCGATGCCGGCGCAACGCATGGCCCAATGCACTCCACGACGCGTCCTGCCCATCGGGCGCCCGGATATACTCATCATGGACGGGACCCGATAGGTGTCAGATCGCCCGTCCCTTCGACAAGAAACACATCCCGACCCCCTTCCACGCCGGAAAACCGCTCGACAAGGCCACTGGGCCAGTACACGGTCAACGTATCGACTTCCTCATGACTGCCGAGTCCGAACGCAGCCACCGGCTCCGATTGCGAAAGATAACTGGATCCCGTCCGAATGCGCCGTTCCATGGTCAGTTCGCCCAGTTTGGCCGTAATGCGGGTACCAAGACCGTCGCGATTGCTGGTACGCCCCTCGACATGCACACGCAGATAGCGCCCGGTGGCCGTATCATTGCGCCAAAGATGCACCGCCCCTCCATTCTCGGTCACGAGAATGTCCTGATCCCCGTCCCGGTCGTAATCCGCATAGGCCGCCCCGCGGCCAACGAGCAGATCCGTCCATACCCCTTCTCCCGGAATAAATTCATCGAACACGCTATTCCCCCGATTCAGGAAAAGCTGTGCGGGCTGCCGGTAGCGGATACGGTCGTTCTCGCCGGTTCTGTCGGGATGCACATGCCCGTTGGCCACAAACAGGTCCAGGTCCGTATCCATGTCCGCATCCATAAGAAACAACCCGAACGTAAGGGACAGCATGCTCGGGAATCCGACGCGGGACAGGCCCGCCCGCCCGATGAACGATTCCCCCTCCTCATGGCGGTACACCCCGATCATCTCACCCGAAAAATTGCCGACGTACAGTGAATAACGGCCCGTGCTGTCCGTAATCCCTGCGTCAATGCCCATGCCGGCGCGAGCTTCTCCGTGTTCGCTGAACGCAAACCCGCTCGGTACGCCGATATCGGTGAACGTGCCGTCCGCATTATTCCGAAACAGCAAATCGCCCTCTCCGTCGTTCGCCACGGCGAGATCGGGCCAGCCGTCGAAATTAAAATCCAGTTCGGCCACGCCCAGCGATTTGCCAAGCGTCGGCATGAAACCGGCGGCTTCCGTGCGATCCGCAAACACGCCGTTCCCGTCGTTCACATAATACCGGCTCTGCACTCCGGTATACACCGCAGGGTGGCAATACAATTTGACCGTTCCCTGCGACGGACAAAAGATGTCCGTTTCGGGGATCCATGCCACATAGTTCGCCACATACAGATCAACGTCCCCGTCCCGGTCCGCATCGAAGAAGATAGCGGAACTGCTCCAGATGTCGTTCCCCTCCAGGCCCGCCTCGCGGGTGGCTTCGACGAATCGCCCTCCCTCGTTTCGAAAGAAAAAATTGTCCTCGAGACAGGTAATATAGAGGTCTGCGTCCCCGTCGTTGTCGTAGTCGGCAGCCACCATCCCGATCGTATACCCGTCCACGCCGGTGAGCCCCGCGGCTTCCGTTACCTCCGTGAAAGAGCCGTCCCCGTTATTCCGGTACAGAAACAGCGCCTGGGCCGGTATTTCAGGATCCCAATTCCCTCCGCCAAGGAGCAGAATGTCGCTCCAGCCATCGCCGTCGTAATCGAAGAATCCCCCCCCGGACCCCATTTGCTCGGGGTACCACTTGTCTCCGGCGGCGCCATTGACGTGCCTGAAGGCGCCAAGCCCGGCTTCCGCAGCCACATTCGTAAAAACAGGAAGCCGGACCCCCTCCTCATCTGCCGACTGCGGCGTGGAGAGCGAACATGCACTCAACCAACCCGCAGCGAAACAGACAAGGACAGCGCCCGGCCAGCCCGTCAACAAAAAACCGGAGATCGGATCAGAAGGAGATATTGACGGCGAAGCGCTGGATTGCGTCGAAAACACCAAAGTCCGTGTAGGCATAATCCACACCGAATCCAATGCCCGAAGCACTGTATTGCAAACCTGCTCCGAAGCTGAATCCTTCTTCCGAGTCTTCGCCCACAAAAGCGCGCCCCAACCCGCCGCGCAGGGACAGGATGTTCATGAGCGTGTACTCGCCGCCGACCTTGACATGCTCCGCAAAGTCACGCGGACGCTGCGCATCCACGGAAACCATGAAGGAATGCATGTTCGGATCCATGCTGGTGAGATCCATCACGTCCATCGAAATACCGATCTGGAACGTCAGGGGAAGTTCGAAACGCTCCCGCTCGTACACCAGCTCCCGCGAGAAATTCCGGGTGCTCATAGCGATCGTGAGGCTCTCGAAGCCCGTGTCGTACAGCACGCCGAAATCGACCGCGATGGTATTCAGCGCATAATCCTCGAAGGTGGCGGATGTACCGTCGTCAAGAGACGTAGCGCCGTCGTCCGAACGCGCCTTGGCGTGCGAGCCCAGGTCCTGCTTGGCGTACTTGACATGCGCGCCTACGGAAAAGCGATCCGTAAACGACCGGGCATACCCTACGCCTACTGCAAGCGCGGTCGGGTTATAGACCCCCGTATCGATGTAGCCGTCTTCGTTTTCCGCGCGAACCGTGCCCAGAAAATCCCCGTAATCCACGTTCACAAGGGAAAGGCCGACCACTCCGTAGTTTCCTCCGCCCGGGCGGTACGCCACGCTCGCGGCATTGTACTGGATGTCCACGAGGTAGTTCATGATGCCGAATCCCGCACTGAAATTACTCCCCATGCGAGCCATGGAAGCGGGATTGTAAAACATCGCCGACGACGAACCTGTCGTGGACGACGTCACGGCGCCGCCCATGGCGGTCGCCCTCGCATCCACGGACGCAGAGAGAAACTTGAAGCCGGTCTGACCGCGCTTGGTCGTTTCCACCTCCTCGTCCGGGCTGGGGATAAACGTCTGCGAAAACGCCGACGGGGCCGTCAGTAACCCGATGGCTACGAGGAAGCACGTAGTAACAATACTCCTTTTCATAATCAAGCCTGATTGAATGTCGATAAAGGGTCTCGTGTGTAGAGGCCTCGGGGGTGAGCCGACAAACGGCCCACCCCCTTTGCCGGGTTACCGAATGACCGTGAATTTCCGGAATACCTGATCGTTCGTTGCATTGTCGGTAATCACGGCAATGTAAATACCGCTCACGAGCAACTGCCGGGCACTTGTGGTGAGGTTCCACTTCTCGTCCCCACTGCCGTCGGTGTGTTCGATCGTCTCGATGAGTTCGCCGATCTCCGAGTAAACCCTGATCGTGCAATCTCCCGGAATGTTGAAGAAAGCGATTTCGTCCTCCTTCGTGAAACGAATGGACTGGTCGGAACCGAGATTCACCGGGTTCGGCACTACGCGAACATCCTCGATCGTCCCGGTAGCCCCGAACGGCGGTCGCTTCAGGTTGGCCGGCTGGTAGGTCTGCGTCAGGTACCGGCTGCTGCGCAGCGGCACGCCTCCGCCGGGAACCCCCGTAAGCCCATTCGGATCGTTGGGAAGGTTTTCGCCAACCGCAACGAGATAGTAGTAGTAATCCGTACCGCGGACGGCGGTCTGATCGTTAAACGATGTCGCCGAGGCAGCCAGCATGCCGCTTTCGCAATCGGGACGAGCGCCAGCCAGACAAGTGTATGGCATTTCGTCTTCCACCCGGCGAAGCCTTCCCTCCTGCGCATTCTGGTCCATACTGCTCAACGCTCCCATCAGATCGCCTGCTTCACGTACGTAGTCGTACGCCGGGCTCCACCAGACATTCCGCTCCGTACGGTACACTTCCCAACCGGTGCGCGTCGGACCGCCCGACAGCGGCTCCCAGGAAAGTTCGATCTGACCGGGCTTGCCTGCTACCGCAAACGTACTCGGCGGAAGCGGCGGCTGTGCAACGGGGTAGGTCGTGAAATTGTTCGACGCCTCGTAGACCGCCCTGGCATTCACGAAGTTCTTGAAAAGCGAATCCCTTGCCGTCAGTACCCACTGGTTCTTTGTCTGGGCCTCGAGCCCCAGATCGTACACGTCATGGAAACTGTACGCTACATCGTCCTTGATGACCCCGTCGCCGTTGGCGTCGTAGCGAATGATCGCATCCCTGTTCCGACCCGTGAGTTTATACTCCCGGCCGATAGCGAGTGCGGCGTCGAAGTCGAGACCGCCCACGGAACGTGCGAACACGATACGCACCTCATCGCCAAAAGCCATTTCGTAGGGGCCGTACGCCACCGTTGCGGCGTGGCCTCCCTGGCGGCCCTGGCTCGGATTGTTCGACGGATCCCAGAAATTGCCGTCAGGCTCGATACGATCCGCCCACATCGGGCACATACGCGTGCGGGATACATCCGAAGAGCATCCTTCGGGCGCCGGCGTGTGGTCCTCGCGCGTGAGGATGCCGTCTTCGTAATACTCGAGGTGCGGAGCTCCCGCCGCCGTCAGTTTCTCGTCCTGATCCATGAAGCCGATCGTATGCGGCTGCACATTGCGATCGAAGGAGGCGTCGCTTATGGAATTCGGAGCGTACAAAGGCATCTCCCCATCGAAATAGGCCCCGGCCAGACGACCCACCGTATCTCCTGTCGCCTGAGACCAGTGCGCTTCGAGAATCGGCGCCCCGAGGTTGTCCCAGTTGCCCGCGGAATAATCCGGCTCGTAGCCCTTCCACAGATAATACGCCGTGATGTCGAGCGGATAATCGGCATGGCCGTCGCCTACGGCGTCCACCATGCTGTACTTGCCCCACACCTGGCCGCCATCACCGATCCATGCGGCCGTATCCGTACCACGCCAGCGATGAATCCAGTAGAAATAGGTTTCCTCGAGATTCTGGCCATCCAGCTCGATTTCGGGGTCGTCGTCAGTATTCCCCGTATTCGTGAAGAGATACTCGACAATGTGGTATTCGTCGTGAAACGCATTGCTCCAGGCGTATGCGCGCTTGCGGACGGTGATGCCGATGTTCATGTTCCATACGGATTCCTGAACCCGGTCGGCCGGCAGGTTCGGATCGACCTCGCTCACAACCGCCACCCGGTCGAACGAAGCCACGCCGTCTACCGTGACCTCCGTGTCCTCCCATTTGGCAATCAACTTGTCTTCCACCGGAAAGGCGAAATCCACGCCGGGGTCGCGGGGACCGATGCGCGACGTGTAGTACGGATACGCCTGTCCGTTGGGATCCGTCCAGTTCTTGGCGCCGATCCAGAAGGCTCCGGAGCGCTCGTGCGTCGCATTCCGGTGAATGGCCGGATAGGCCATCAGGTTCGACGTTTCGTTCTTGACGCCCACCTGGGGGTACCCGTCCTGGTAGTCTCCGATGTCGATCCACGAAACGGTGAACTGGGCAGCGGCCGTACCGGCGCCCAGTACCCCCAACGTGAACGCAAGAACAGCGCCCGTGAAAAGTTTGTAACTGGCTTTCATCATGATCTCGTTCGAATGTACAGAATAACTGCCGGTGATTTCATCCCCGGATGGACACGTCGAAGGGGCGACGGACACAATGCCGCCGCCCCCCGGACGCATCAATTTGCTCTAAAAGCTTACTCGCAGACCGAGCGTGACCCGGCGCGGATTCAGGAAGGTATTGAACCGGTGGTTCGGCATATCGATGTATGCCTTGTCGTCCAGCACCTGATCCAGCTTACTACCGGAAACCTCTTGCCAGGCGCTGCCCGTCCACTCATGATACGTACCCGTATCGGCGGCATACACCCAGCCCTTCTCGAAGCCCGCATCGGGAGCCTCCGGCAGCGTGGCCTTGGCTTCGATCGGCTGCCAGGCGACATCCCAGTCGCGGAATACGCCCGGGCGGTCGTTCCCCGGAACCCATTCGTACGGCTTGGAACTGCCTTCCGGCAACTGGTCGAACATATCCTCCGGCAAATGGAGCGACCGCATGTAATCCCCGGCATCGTCTCCCTGACGTTCGAGGAACGCGCCGCCCCAGTTCAAATGCCGCAGATTGAACACATTGTCGATGTCCGCAAACAACTGCAACTGCGTGGGGCCGGCGGCAAAGTGCTTCGTAAACCGCAGGTCGAAATTCCAGTAATCCCGGTACCGGAGATTGTTGCGCACTTCCGGAATGCTTGCGGCAAAATCGCCCGCCCAGGTCAGCGCAACGCCCTGACGCCATTCGCCGAGGAGGCTGATCCGGAAATTGCCCAGGGGGGTCTTCCCGCCGACCTCTGGGCCGAAGCCCTGCGGCGTAAGCACCAGCAGATTCGCGCGGGCGAACGGCTCGGCCACCGGCGCAGACTGCCTGTAGTCCGTGGCGGTGCGCAGCCAGTTCACCATCTGGAACGAGTTCTCGAAGAAATTCGAGTACCCGAAGTTGCCCGACTTACGCTGCTGGTAGGTGAAGTTCGCAAAACCCTGGACCCACCTGCCGCGGTTCTTGGAGATGCTGAACTCCGCTCCCCGCGTATCCGAGTAATGCCACGGCATCTTCGTAGAGTAATTCACCACGCCGCCAAGGCTCTGGAAATTGACGTTCCGGGTTTCTTCCTTGTTATCCCGATAGTACCCGGAAACCCGCAGCAGGAAGAGATCCAGCACGTTCTGGTCGAAGCCCAGTTCGTACGCCACCGTCTTGGGCAGGGGGTGGTTCGGATTCGCGATCTGATCGATGCCGCCCGCCTTGGACTGCTGAATGCCCAGTACGTCGTAGGCGTCCATCATCTGGCGGAAGTGACCGTAGTTGAAGTACAACTTGCTGTTGGTCGTGATCGGGAAGGAAATGCCTACGCGGGGGCTGACGCCAATCTGGGACCCGACGGATTCTCTTGGAAGATCCTCATCCAGTCTGTCCCTGTCGAAGCGCAGGATGCCATCGTAGAATCCGTACTGCCACCATTCCGTATTCGGGTCGAAGTAATCGAGGCGCACGCCGAGATTCGCGATCATGCCCTGGAATTCGAGCTTACCCTGGACATAGGCGGCGCCCTGTACCGGCGAGCCGTCCCACGGCCAGCGCGCGCCCGACTGCGGGCCTGCCAGCGCAATGTTTATGCTCGCGTAGTTCATGTCGTAGTCGCTGTAGATCAGCTCGGCGCCCGTCTGGAAAAGAAAGAAACGATTGAGCTGGCTCGTAAGATCGAAGCGACCGGTGTACACCGTCACGGACGAGGTATCGCGCGTCTTCACCCAGTGGCCGCCCGTCGATTCGT
The sequence above is drawn from the Bacteroidetes bacterium SB0662_bin_6 genome and encodes:
- a CDS encoding PorV/PorQ family protein codes for the protein MKRSIVTTCFLVAIGLLTAPSAFSQTFIPSPDEEVETTKRGQTGFKFLSASVDARATAMGGAVTSSTTGSSSAMFYNPASMARMGSNFSAGFGIMNYLVDIQYNAASVAYRPGGGNYGVVGLSLVNVDYGDFLGTVRAENEDGYIDTGVYNPTALAVGVGYARSFTDRFSVGAHVKYAKQDLGSHAKARSDDGATSLDDGTSATFEDYALNTIAVDFGVLYDTGFESLTIAMSTRNFSRELVYERERFELPLTFQIGISMDVMDLTSMDPNMHSFMVSVDAQRPRDFAEHVKVGGEYTLMNILSLRGGLGRAFVGEDSEEGFSFGAGLQYSASGIGFGVDYAYTDFGVFDAIQRFAVNISF
- a CDS encoding CRTAC1 family protein; its protein translation is MMSISGRPMGRTRRGVHWAMRCAGIAIAVCCAGLAAGCMGGEDVSSGSLSAALAFTRVTEEAGLGAYRHENGGLGQKWMPEIVGPGGAFLDYDGDGWQDILLVGGGRWARVSDEPVEALRLYRNLGDGTFEDVSVAAGLSGMEAYGFGVAAADYDNDGDTDFFLTTLHENLLFRNDGGRFEEVGEEAGLADEAYWSTSAAFFDADGDGWVDLFVGNYVSWTPETDIPCFHGGEKAYCTPQNYAGVASTFYRNTGDGSFVDATQEAGFSGAIDPVLDKTLGVTELDVTGDGHSDLYVANDTERNLLFVNRGDGTFVESAVRSGVAYDQHGQSRAGMGVDAGVVDSTGQTTIFVGNFTQETVSVFRHASGGYFTDRATISRVGFPTMGTLTFGLFLFDADLDGDLDLFLANGHVLEHIAEILEGATFAEPAQLFLNRGDGIFDEAPATTGVLAQPMVARGAAYADYDRDGDLDVLLLENAGPAHLWRNDLNESGWLHVRLEGRASNRSALGARIEAVVGDLRMERRVRSGSSFLSQSALPAVFGLGARRQIDSLIVHWPSGLVERFAEVEAGQEVILVEGSAALRPAEPAAGHSGELR
- a CDS encoding CRTAC1 family protein produces the protein MPTRTLVFSTQSSASPSISPSDPISGFLLTGWPGAVLVCFAAGWLSACSLSTPQSADEEGVRLPVFTNVAAEAGLGAFRHVNGAAGDKWYPEQMGSGGGFFDYDGDGWSDILLLGGGNWDPEIPAQALFLYRNNGDGSFTEVTEAAGLTGVDGYTIGMVAADYDNDGDADLYITCLEDNFFFRNEGGRFVEATREAGLEGNDIWSSSAIFFDADRDGDVDLYVANYVAWIPETDIFCPSQGTVKLYCHPAVYTGVQSRYYVNDGNGVFADRTEAAGFMPTLGKSLGVAELDFNFDGWPDLAVANDGEGDLLFRNNADGTFTDIGVPSGFAFSEHGEARAGMGIDAGITDSTGRYSLYVGNFSGEMIGVYRHEEGESFIGRAGLSRVGFPSMLSLTFGLFLMDADMDTDLDLFVANGHVHPDRTGENDRIRYRQPAQLFLNRGNSVFDEFIPGEGVWTDLLVGRGAAYADYDRDGDQDILVTENGGAVHLWRNDTATGRYLRVHVEGRTSNRDGLGTRITAKLGELTMERRIRTGSSYLSQSEPVAAFGLGSHEEVDTLTVYWPSGLVERFSGVEGGRDVFLVEGTGDLTPIGSRP